From the genome of Bacillales bacterium:
CGGCTGTGCAAGAACGTTACACCGCTGTACTGAAATTCTTGAAATCCGTATTCTTGTTTCTTTTGACCGGCTGGACGTTCGTGAAGCTTTCCGAATTGATCGGGGAACTTGGAACAGCGAAAACCCCCGCCGTTCTCACATCCACTGTCGGAACAAGCTTAGTCGGCTCGCTCATACTTGCGCTCGTCTCATTTTGGATCGTCGGCCGATCGAGATGGTTGGACTTTGTCTGGATCGCCTTGCTGTTGTTCGCCGAAGCCCGGAACGGGCACGCAGCAGCTTTTTCACCCGTTCCGCTGTCGATTCTTTCCGACGTTGTCCATCTTTTCGCTGCAAGCATATGGACAGGCGGGCTGCTGTACGTGTTCTATTTTTGGAAAACGGACAAAGCGCATGCCAAGCGTTTCCTGCCTAAGTTTTCAAATACGGCTTTTGCTTGTTTGCTGATCTTGATCGTTTCCGGAACGCTCAGTACATGGATTTATCTTCCGTCGCTCAACGAAATTTTTTACACGGCGTGGGGCAAGTGGCTGTTGGCTAAATGTCTGGTCATCCTTGGCGTTATCTTAACAGGTTTCCTCATCCGAAAAGCGATGCGAAACCATGACGAGGAGGCTGTCGGCCGGAGAGTGAAAACCGATTTTGTCTTAATGCTTTTGATTATCGTCATTGTCGGGATTTTCACTTCGTTGAACCCTGTGCCGAATAACGAACCGTTGACGTGGCACACAAGCGGGAAAGAGCTTGCGGCAACCACGTACATTACGCCGAAACAACCGGGGACCGGAAATCAAGTGATTGTAAAAATCGACACGCCGACAAAACCGAACCACGTATCGATCGAGCTCGATTATTTGGACAAAAATGACTTCGCGCCGATACACATTGAGCTTCACCAAGTCGGGAAAAAGAACGGGAACTTCGTGTTTGAAAACGAGCAAATTTCGATTCCGTTTACCGGTAAATGGCAAATCAAACTGAAACTACTTGATGCAAAGGACAACGAAACGGTATGGAAGAAGTCGTTTCGCGTCTATAAACAATGAGAAAAAGGAGAGATTTCGTTATGGTTAGAAAAATCGTGACCTCGCTGTCGGCGATGGTAATCGTCCTCGTTCTGTTTGCAGGTGTAGCAAGTGCACACGTGGAAGTAATGCCCGGCAAAGTTGAGGCAGGCTCTTACCAGACGTTCACGGTCAGCGTACCGTCCGAGAAAGAAAACGCGAACACAACAAGCATCCGCATTGCCATTCCCGAAGACGTTGAGATCTTCGGCGTTGAGCCGCGTGCCGG
Proteins encoded in this window:
- a CDS encoding copper resistance protein CopC, with translation MTLRRLIGLAIILFISISLPQSVNAHAALVKATPAPNSHLTTAPKAVTLLFNERISDDLYKLEVYDSNGNPVTSANAGLGKKHRQLRLDLPKLQNGLYTVSYKIVSADGHPVAASYTFTVGKPVTVDREEPLLSAKNEPDHSHGNLAADLVRILEYLALLLTTGWVFWGAVFRSNDPAVQERYTAVLKFLKSVFLFLLTGWTFVKLSELIGELGTAKTPAVLTSTVGTSLVGSLILALVSFWIVGRSRWLDFVWIALLLFAEARNGHAAAFSPVPLSILSDVVHLFAASIWTGGLLYVFYFWKTDKAHAKRFLPKFSNTAFACLLILIVSGTLSTWIYLPSLNEIFYTAWGKWLLAKCLVILGVILTGFLIRKAMRNHDEEAVGRRVKTDFVLMLLIIVIVGIFTSLNPVPNNEPLTWHTSGKELAATTYITPKQPGTGNQVIVKIDTPTKPNHVSIELDYLDKNDFAPIHIELHQVGKKNGNFVFENEQISIPFTGKWQIKLKLLDAKDNETVWKKSFRVYKQ